The Pseudomonas sp. MH9.2 genomic interval TGGCCGTACGGTGCATTTCGGCGTGCGCCTGCATGTGATCGTGCGCGAAACCAACGAGCAAGCCTGGGCCGCCGCCGAGGAACTGATCAGCCACCTCGACGACGACACCATCGCTGACGCGCAACAGAACTACGCGAAGATGGACTCCGAAGGCCAACGGCGCATGGCCGCCCTGCATGGCGGGCAACGCGACAAGCTGGAAGTGTCGCCTAACCTTTGGGCCGGTGTTGGCCTGGTCCGCGGTGGTGCGGGTACCGCACTGGTCGGCGATCCACAGACCGTCGCCGCACGCCTGCTGGAATACGCTTCCCTTGGCGTCGACCGCTTTGTCCTGTCTGGCTACCCCCATCTGGAAGAAGCCTTCCGCTTCGCTGAACTGGTGTTCCCGTTGCTGCCGGGCAAGCAGCCGGTCACCGTGAGCGATCAGGTATTGACCGGGGGTGCGTTCGACGTTCGCGCCGGCAAGAAACCAGCAAAAGATGAGGCCGCCGCATGAAAGTCATCGATATGCGCTGCCGGCCGGCGTACCTCCATGACTTCTTCGGTGCCACACCCGGCTCCCCGGAATACGCCACCGCACGTTGGCTCAATCGCCGAGTGGGCACTCGCGGCAACGATGAGCACTTCGCCCGCTCGCTGACGCCCGAGGGTTTCCTCGACGAAGTACGCGATGCTGGGCTGAGCAAGGCGGTGGTGGTCGGCCGTCACACCCCTAGCCAGCATCTGCCCAACGATCTGATCCACGTCATCGTTCAGGGCCATGACGAACTGCTCGGCATCGGCAGTATCGACCCCGCGCTGCAAGGCATCGACGGTGCTATTACCGAAATCGACCGTGCGATCAACCGGCTCGGACTGGTTGGCATCGACCTGGAGCCGGGCTTCGGGGCGCCTGCTCGTCATCCGGACGATGCGCTGTATTGGCCGATCTACGAACACCTGGACCAGCGCGGCATCCCCCTGTTCCTGATGAGCGGCCCGACCACCCCCGACCCGGCGTTCAACAACCCTGGGCACCTGGCAAAAGTCGCCCAGGCGTTCCCGCAACTGTCCATCGTCTGCTACCACGGCTACTGGCCGAACGTGCAGCAGGCCATCGGCGTCGCCTTCCGCTACCCGAACATTTATCTGGTGCCGGACATGTACCTGTTCCAGCCCGGCAGCGAAGCCTATGTCCAGGCGTCTAACGGTTTTCTTGCTGACCAGTTGCTGTTTGGCTCGTCCTACCCGTTCAGGCCGATTCGCCAGTCCATCGACGACGCCCAGGCCCTCGGTTTCAACGCATCAGCACTCGACAAGCTGCTTTATGGCAACGCCGCAAGGCTGTTCGGACTGTAACGCCGTCTGGATAAACGTCGGGTAAGCACCTGTCTATAAGGGGGGCTGCCCGGCGCATGAACCTCGGTGACGGCCTGTGCCCTAGCCAATCAAGGAGTCACCTGTGACCACCCCAAACGATCCCTTGCAGATCGCCCGTCGTCTGGCGGCCGGATTTGCCATGACCGCTGCCGAGCGTGACGAACGCGGCGGCACCCCCAAGGCCGAGCGCGACGCCCTGCGTGATAGCGGCTTGCTTGCCCTCAGCATTCCCCGCGAGTTCGGCGGCACGGGTGCCAGCTGGAGCGAAGCCCTGAATATCGTTCGCGAGTTCGCCAAAGTCGACAGCTCCATCGCTCATGTCTTTGGCTTCCAGCACCTGATGCTGGCCACCGTGCGTCTGTTCGCCAGGCCAGATCAATGGCAACCCTTGCTGGAACAGACCGCCCGCAAGAACTGGTTCTGGGGCAACGCCCTCAATCCTCTGGACACCCGCACGATAGCGACCCGTTTCGACGGCTGGCGCGAGTTCTCCGGCACCAAAAGTTTCTGTTCCGGCTCCAGCGACTCCGACATGCTGATCGCCTCGGCGCTGGATGAAAGCTCCAGTGGCAAGCTGCTGATTGCGACCATTCCCACCGACCGTGCCGGCATCACTCTGCATGGCGACTGGAACAACATGGGCCAACGCCAGACCGACAGCGGCAGCGCCAGCTTTGAACGCGTGCGGGTCGAGGATAACGAACTGCTCCTCGACCCGGGCCCGTTGAGTACGCACTTTTCCAGCCTGAGGCCATTGCTCGCGCAACTGACCTTCGTCAACCTGTTCCTGGGAATCTCCGAAGGCGCCTTCGAACAGGCTCGCGACTATACGGTTAATGAGGCGCGCCCCTGGTTCAAGGCCGATGTCAGTAAAGCCGTTGACGACCCGTACGTGCTGGCCCACTACGGGGAATTCTGGGCGGGGCTGGAGGCCGTTCGCGCACTGGCCGAACGGGCCAATACACGGTTCGACCACGCCTGGAATAAAGCCGAGGACCTGGAAGCCGAGGAACGCGCGCAACTGGCCCTCGCCATCGGCAGCGCCAAAGTCTACGCCACGAGAATCGGCCTGGACGTGTGCAACCGTTTGTTCGAAGTCACCGGCGCACGCGCGACCAACGCGTCGCGGCGCTTCGATCGCTACTGGCGCAACCTGCGCACGCAGACCCTGCACGACCCTGTGGACTATCGCATCCGCGAACTCGGCGAGTGGGCGTTGAAGCAGACCCCGCCTACTCCCAGTTTTTATTCCTGAGCCCTAACCTCGCAGGAAATTGATTGCCGGGCCGGGCTTGCTTCCCGGCCTCTCCGAGCACCGAACCGTACTGTTGGCTATTGCCCAATCAAACAGCAAAGTGTTGCCCGACCAACACTTGCAGGCTCTAAAAACAGCCAGAGCCCTTGTATTACCCGGCTTTCCTGACTCGGCACGGACTGTGCAATCTCGACAGAAACAATCATTCATGTGCCGCGTGCGCTTAATGAACCTATCGAGTAAGGAGTTAACCGACTATGGCATCTCGCATTATTCTCAATGCATTCGACATGACGTGCGTTAGCCACCAGGCCGCTGGCACTTGGCGTCACCCAGAAAGCCAAGCGTGGAAATACAAGGACCTCGACTACTGGGTCGACCTGGCGAAGTTGCTCGAGCGCGGTTATTTCGACTCGCTGTTCATCGCCGATGTCGTGGGTGTCTATGACGTTTATCGGGGCTCGGTGGAAACCTCGCTGATTGATGCCGATCAAGTGCCAGTGAACGACCCGTTCTTTCAGGTACCGGCCATGGCCACCGTGACCAAACACTTGGGTTTCGGTGTGACCTCCGCGCTGACCTACGAGCAGCCGTATGCCCTTGCGCGCAAGTTCTCCACCCTTGACCACCTGACCAAAGGCCGCGTGGCCTGGAACGTCGTGACCTCCTACTTGAACAGCGCGGCGGTCAATCTCGGCCTCAAGCAGCAGATCTCCCACGACGAACGCTATGACATCGCCGACGAGTTTCTGGATGTCACCTACAAACTGTGGGAGGGTTCCTGGGATGAAGACGCGGTGCTGCGCGACCGTGAGAAAGGCATCTTCACCGACCCGAGCAAGGTTCACCCCATCGGCCACAAAGGCAAGTATTTCGACGTGCCCGGCATCCACCTGTCCGAGCCGTCGCCGCAACGCACCCCGGTAATTTTCCAGGCCGGCGCTTCCACCCGTGGTCGCGCCTTTGCCGCCAAGCATGCCGAAGGCGTGTTCATCAGCCCGGCCACTCCAGAACAGGCGCGGGAGGTCTCCGATGACATCCGCAACCGCGCCGTAGAGGCAGGCCGGACACGCGATTCGCTGAAAATATTCACGCTGCTTACGGTGATCACTGCCGAAAGCGATGAGGCTGCGCAAGCCAAATACCAGGAATACCTGGGCTACAGCAATGGCGAAGGTATGTTGTCGTTCTACGGCGGCTGGACCGGCATCGACTTCTCCGAGTACGACCCGGATCAACCGCTGGAAGCCATCGACAACGACAGCATTCGCTCGGTACTGGAACTGCTCGCCACTGCCGACCCACACCGTAAATGGACACCGCGCGACATCATCAAGCACCGCAGCATTGGCGGCCTTGGCCCCGTACTGGTGGGTGGCCCGAAAACCGTGGCCGATGAACTGGAACGTTGGGTGGATGTCGGCGGTATCGACGGTTTCAACCTGGCCTATGCCATCACACCCGGATCGTTTGTGGACTTCGTCGAGTACATCGTCCCCGAATTGCAACGCCGGGGGCGTGTGCGCACCTCGTATGAGGGCAGCACCTTGCGAGAAAACCTGCTCGACAGCGACTCGGCGTACGCCGCGGCCGACCACCCTGCCGCTCAGTATCGAGGTGCGTTCAAGAACGGGGCAAACGCCACCGACCAGACCAAACCGTCCAAGTTTTCCAACCTGACCTGACGCGCAGTATCGTCCAAGAGGAGTTCAATCAATGTCTAGCCATCAACCGTTAAACCCGCTGTCGCTTGGTACCGATTACGAGCAGCTCGCTGCGCGCTTCAGGCCGATTTTCGCGCGTATTGCCGAAGGCGCGGTGGAGCGTGAACGCAACCGAGTGCTGCCCTTCGAGCAGATAAAATGGCTGAAAGAGGCCGGTTTCGGCGCTGTGCGCATCCCGGTTGAACACGGCGGAGCCGGTGCCTCGCTGCCACAACTGGTCCAGTTGCTGATCGAGCTGGCCGAGGCCGACTCCAATCTGCCGCAGGCGCTGCGTGGTCACCTGGCCTTTGTCGAGGACCGTCTTAACGCCCACGCCACAAGCGCCCAGGACGTCTGGTTCAAACGCTTCGTCGCCGGTGAACTGGTCGGCAACGCCTGGACCGAGGTGGGCGGCGTGAGGATCGGCCAGGTCATCACCCGCGTCAGCCGTCAGGGCGAGCAGTGGGTCGTGAATGGCACCAAGTACTACAGCACCGGCAGTCTCTTCGCCGACTGGATCGACCTGTATGCCCAGCGCGATGACAACGGTGCCGATGTGATCGCTGCTGTCAGGGTCCAGCAACCGGGCGTCCGTCAGAGCGACGACTGGGACGGCTTCGGTCAGCGCACCACCGGCAGCGGAACGTCGGTATTCGAGAACGCCGTGGTCGAAGAAGAGAACATCATCGACTTCTCCACCCGCTTCAAATACCAGACAGCCTTCTATCAACTGACGCTGCTGGCCGTGCTGGTGGGTTCCGGTCGCGCTGCCGTGCGCGACATCGCCGAGGAAGTGCGCACGCGTACGCGCATCTTCAGCACGGGCAACGCGTCGTCCGCCAGCGCAGATGCTCAGGTCCAACAAGTCGTGGGCAAGGCGTCGGCCCAGGTCTACGCCGCCGAAGCAGCTGCAATCCGGGCCGCGCACGCCTCGCAGCGGGCCTACGTCACCCGCTATGGCAAGGACGAGCAAGCGGAACGCGATGCCAACATCGCCGCAGAGCTGGAGTCTGCCCAGGCGCAGGTGGCGATCGCCGAGCTGGTGCTGCGCGCCACCAGCGACCTGTTCAATGCACTGGGCGCATCGGCCACCAGCACCACCAAGCAACTCGACCGGCACTGGCGCAATGCCCGCACAACGGCGTCGCACAATCCGCTGATCTACAAGGAGCGCATCATCGGCGACTGGGAGATCAACGGCACCGAGCCGCCTTATGTCTGGCAGATCGGAGGGGGCAGCAAACAGACTGCCTGATAAACCGGGTATCGCCCACTGACTACAAAGGCCAGCGCTTGCGCTGGCCTTT includes:
- a CDS encoding acyl-CoA dehydrogenase family protein, with amino-acid sequence MTAAERDERGGTPKAERDALRDSGLLALSIPREFGGTGASWSEALNIVREFAKVDSSIAHVFGFQHLMLATVRLFARPDQWQPLLEQTARKNWFWGNALNPLDTRTIATRFDGWREFSGTKSFCSGSSDSDMLIASALDESSSGKLLIATIPTDRAGITLHGDWNNMGQRQTDSGSASFERVRVEDNELLLDPGPLSTHFSSLRPLLAQLTFVNLFLGISEGAFEQARDYTVNEARPWFKADVSKAVDDPYVLAHYGEFWAGLEAVRALAERANTRFDHAWNKAEDLEAEERAQLALAIGSAKVYATRIGLDVCNRLFEVTGARATNASRRFDRYWRNLRTQTLHDPVDYRIRELGEWALKQTPPTPSFYS
- a CDS encoding acyl-CoA dehydrogenase family protein → MSSHQPLNPLSLGTDYEQLAARFRPIFARIAEGAVERERNRVLPFEQIKWLKEAGFGAVRIPVEHGGAGASLPQLVQLLIELAEADSNLPQALRGHLAFVEDRLNAHATSAQDVWFKRFVAGELVGNAWTEVGGVRIGQVITRVSRQGEQWVVNGTKYYSTGSLFADWIDLYAQRDDNGADVIAAVRVQQPGVRQSDDWDGFGQRTTGSGTSVFENAVVEEENIIDFSTRFKYQTAFYQLTLLAVLVGSGRAAVRDIAEEVRTRTRIFSTGNASSASADAQVQQVVGKASAQVYAAEAAAIRAAHASQRAYVTRYGKDEQAERDANIAAELESAQAQVAIAELVLRATSDLFNALGASATSTTKQLDRHWRNARTTASHNPLIYKERIIGDWEINGTEPPYVWQIGGGSKQTA
- a CDS encoding LLM class flavin-dependent oxidoreductase, coding for MASRIILNAFDMTCVSHQAAGTWRHPESQAWKYKDLDYWVDLAKLLERGYFDSLFIADVVGVYDVYRGSVETSLIDADQVPVNDPFFQVPAMATVTKHLGFGVTSALTYEQPYALARKFSTLDHLTKGRVAWNVVTSYLNSAAVNLGLKQQISHDERYDIADEFLDVTYKLWEGSWDEDAVLRDREKGIFTDPSKVHPIGHKGKYFDVPGIHLSEPSPQRTPVIFQAGASTRGRAFAAKHAEGVFISPATPEQAREVSDDIRNRAVEAGRTRDSLKIFTLLTVITAESDEAAQAKYQEYLGYSNGEGMLSFYGGWTGIDFSEYDPDQPLEAIDNDSIRSVLELLATADPHRKWTPRDIIKHRSIGGLGPVLVGGPKTVADELERWVDVGGIDGFNLAYAITPGSFVDFVEYIVPELQRRGRVRTSYEGSTLRENLLDSDSAYAAADHPAAQYRGAFKNGANATDQTKPSKFSNLT
- a CDS encoding amidohydrolase family protein; this encodes MKVIDMRCRPAYLHDFFGATPGSPEYATARWLNRRVGTRGNDEHFARSLTPEGFLDEVRDAGLSKAVVVGRHTPSQHLPNDLIHVIVQGHDELLGIGSIDPALQGIDGAITEIDRAINRLGLVGIDLEPGFGAPARHPDDALYWPIYEHLDQRGIPLFLMSGPTTPDPAFNNPGHLAKVAQAFPQLSIVCYHGYWPNVQQAIGVAFRYPNIYLVPDMYLFQPGSEAYVQASNGFLADQLLFGSSYPFRPIRQSIDDAQALGFNASALDKLLYGNAARLFGL